The genome window GATCTGCCTTGAGGCCGGAAGGGGCAGGTACGGAAAGATCGGATGCACACAGCCCAGGCGAATCGCAGCTATATCTATCGCACGCAGGGTCGCAGAAGAACTTGGATGCAATGTCGGAGAGGAAGTTGGATACAAGATCCGCTTTCATGACCACGACTCCAGATCGACGAGCATCAAATTCATGACTGATGGAATACTTCTGGCAGAGATCGAGAAAGATCCCTCACTTCGATGCTACGACACCCTCATCATCGATGAGGCCCATGAGCGCAGCCTCAACATAGATTTCCTTCTGGGGTATCTAAGGAAACTGCTCCCTGAACGTCCGGATCTCAAACTCATTGTCTCATCTGCAACAATCGATACCAGGCTTTTTTCGGAAAGCTTCGGGAAAGCACCTGTTATAGAGGTTAGCGGGCGTGTTTATCCAGTAGAACTCCTTTACCTCTCAGATGACAGTAAAGAGGTCTCTGAGGAAACGTATGTGGATTCTGCTGTAAAGGCAGCAGAGGATCTTCTTGACCTCTACCCCTCAGGCGACATGCTTATTTTTATGCCTTCTGAAAGGGATATCCGGGAGACATGTGACCGTCTTTCAGGTCTCCACAGGCCGGATCTGCTTGTACTCCCCCTCTTCTCCCGTCTCAGCAGATCCGAGCAGGACCTGATTTTTAAGCAGATGAATAAAAGAAAGATCGTAGTTGCCACCAATATTGCGGAAACCTCGATCACAGTCCCCAATATCCGTTTTGTCGTGGATACCGGTCTGGCACGCATTTCACAATATGTACCCAGGCTGCGCACAAACCGCCTGCCCATAGAGCCAATCTCCAGAGCTTCCGCTGACCAGCGTAAAGGGCGCTGCGGAAGAGTCATGGATGGCGTATGTATAAGGCTTTACCCGGAACAAAGCTTCCTGGAACGGGACCAATTTACAATTCCGGAAATAAAGCGGGCGAACCTTGCCGGAGTAATTCTCTCCATGATGGCACATCGTCTGGGTGACATCGAGACTTTCCCATTTCTTGAACCACCCTCCCGCAGCGCTGTTTCCGAAGGCTATGCACTTCTTCGGGAACTGGGTGCCATCGATTCCGCAAACAACCTCACACCTCTTGGCAAAAAACTGGCTCAATTTCCGCTTGATCCTCACATAGCAAGGATGATCATTGCGGCAAAGGAGGAGAATGCACTGCGAGAAGTATTGATTATCGCAGCAGGACTCTCTATTGTCGATCCACGTGAGCGTCCCTTTGATAAGCAGGCAGAAGCTGACGCGATGCATAAAAAGTTTACTGTCACAGGATCGGATTTTCTGAGTTTTGTAAGACTTTGGGATGCTTATCAGCAGGAGTGGGACTCCCTTAAGACCCAGAACAAGATGAGGAGATTCTGCAAAGATCACTTTCTCTCCTTTAACCGCATGCAGGAGTGGCACGATGTTCATCAGATGCTTTCCGAAACTGTAAAGGGAATGAAAAGTTTTGTTATCAACTCAAACCCGGCGTCTCCTGACGCGATCCACAGGTCTCTTTTAACCGGACTCTTATCCAATTGCGCACATAAAACAGATACAGGCAGGTACCGTGGATTCCGCGGGAAGGAAGTACTGATTTTTCCCGGATCGTCACTTTACGGTAATAAACCGGAATGGATAGTCTGTCATGAGATTGTAGAGACATCTCAGGTTTTTGCCCGTACCGTCTCCCCCATCGACCCATCCTGGCTCGAACAACTCGCCTCACATCTGATCACAAAAAGCTATTCTGAGCCCTGGTTTGATTCGGAAACCGGTTTTGTACGCGCTACGGAGCGGATTTCCCTGTTCGGGATGATGATTGTTGAGCATTCAGGTGTTTCTTTTGGAAAAATAAGCCCCTCACTGGCCACAGAAATCTTTATTCGACAGGGACTGGTTGAAGAGCAACTTAACGGAAGTTATCCCTTTTACAATAACAACAAGTCAGTTCGAAGAGAAATCGAAAATCTCGAGAAAAAACTGCGCTCCAGGACCCTTTTCGCAGGTGAGGGGGCAATCGAGCAGTTTTATGCGTCAAAATTATCGAACGTATCATCTGTACATGATCTTAACAGGATAATAAAGGAAAAAGGAAGTGATAAATTTCTCTTCATGACCAGAGATGATCTTCTGGTATCAGAGATTCCCGAATCTGCGGCAGATTTTCCGGACAGGGTTACAATCGGAGACAAAAAGTTTCCGCTGAAATACGCATTTGAACCCGGAGCTGAAAGTGACGGGATCACATTGAGAGTGTCTGTAAAGGATGTCCATTGTGTTTCCGCAAATTCCCTTGGATATCTGCTGCCGGCGCTCTGGCCTGCAAAGATCCTTGAGTTGCTTAGAGGACTTCCCAAAGAGACACGCAAGAAACTGATGCCTCTCAATGAAAAAGCCAAGGAGCTTTCAAAAGTTATCTCTGTTTCATCACAATCTTTTGAACACTGCCTGGCTGAGGCAATAGAGGCGTTATATGGGATCAGTATCGATCCCATGCTTCTTTCAGAATCAAATCTTCCCGATCATCTTGCTTTGCGCATAGAAGTGCATGATGATAAGGGGAAAGTAATCTCTGCAGGAAGAGGAGCCGCGATATTAAAGGCTGTAACCCGGAATGACAAAGGCTCTCTGTCCGGAAAAAATGATGCATTCAGCAAGTATGAAAAAAGTGGTCTTACAGGATGGCCGGGAGATTCTATTCCTGATCATATCGAGGTAATCAGACCCGCCAACGGAGTTCCCCTTTATGGCTATCCGGCACTCAAGGATTCCGGATCTGCAGTCGATTTTGTATTGTGTAAAACCGCTTCCGAAGCACAGAAAATGCACCTGTCTGGTGTAAAAAAACTGATGGAGATTTCCCTTACTGATGAATTTGCATGGATTGAACGGGAAGTTAGATTCTCTCAGCAACTCAGACTTCTCTGCGCATCTCTGGGAGGAGTCGATCGTATCAGGAATTCGCTGATAATGTCCATACGTGAATTTCTACTTGATTTTGGAACCGATATTCCCCGGAATAAATTGCAGTTCGACAAAGCCTTATCAGAAGCACACAACAAGACAAGGGGAATCGGCTATGAAGTTCTTTCTCTTCTTGAGAATACTCTTCAACAGTACAATGTCAATATTGCCCTGATCAGGAAAGAAAATAACACGCGTTTTGCACCCCTTAAACAGGAGCTTATATCAGATCTTGACTCTTACATTGAGGAAATTACCGGGGAGATCCGCTTTACCCGTTTCCGCCAGTTCCCCAGGTATCTAAAGGCCTTCGGACTCCGTATCCAGAAATCGTTTCTGGAGCCCCTCAAATACCGGCAGAAGAAGCAGGAACTGACGAAGTATTCAGATACACTTGAAAAACTGACCTGTAAAGAGATCTATTCTCCTTTGTGGTATGGGATAGAGGAATACCATGCCATG of Fibrobacter sp. contains these proteins:
- the hrpA gene encoding ATP-dependent RNA helicase HrpA, encoding MNKHRNTKFQELKRPPVRYTEGLPILERKDEILSAIIKNQVIIVAGETGSGKTTQLPVICLEAGRGRYGKIGCTQPRRIAAISIARRVAEELGCNVGEEVGYKIRFHDHDSRSTSIKFMTDGILLAEIEKDPSLRCYDTLIIDEAHERSLNIDFLLGYLRKLLPERPDLKLIVSSATIDTRLFSESFGKAPVIEVSGRVYPVELLYLSDDSKEVSEETYVDSAVKAAEDLLDLYPSGDMLIFMPSERDIRETCDRLSGLHRPDLLVLPLFSRLSRSEQDLIFKQMNKRKIVVATNIAETSITVPNIRFVVDTGLARISQYVPRLRTNRLPIEPISRASADQRKGRCGRVMDGVCIRLYPEQSFLERDQFTIPEIKRANLAGVILSMMAHRLGDIETFPFLEPPSRSAVSEGYALLRELGAIDSANNLTPLGKKLAQFPLDPHIARMIIAAKEENALREVLIIAAGLSIVDPRERPFDKQAEADAMHKKFTVTGSDFLSFVRLWDAYQQEWDSLKTQNKMRRFCKDHFLSFNRMQEWHDVHQMLSETVKGMKSFVINSNPASPDAIHRSLLTGLLSNCAHKTDTGRYRGFRGKEVLIFPGSSLYGNKPEWIVCHEIVETSQVFARTVSPIDPSWLEQLASHLITKSYSEPWFDSETGFVRATERISLFGMMIVEHSGVSFGKISPSLATEIFIRQGLVEEQLNGSYPFYNNNKSVRREIENLEKKLRSRTLFAGEGAIEQFYASKLSNVSSVHDLNRIIKEKGSDKFLFMTRDDLLVSEIPESAADFPDRVTIGDKKFPLKYAFEPGAESDGITLRVSVKDVHCVSANSLGYLLPALWPAKILELLRGLPKETRKKLMPLNEKAKELSKVISVSSQSFEHCLAEAIEALYGISIDPMLLSESNLPDHLALRIEVHDDKGKVISAGRGAAILKAVTRNDKGSLSGKNDAFSKYEKSGLTGWPGDSIPDHIEVIRPANGVPLYGYPALKDSGSAVDFVLCKTASEAQKMHLSGVKKLMEISLTDEFAWIEREVRFSQQLRLLCASLGGVDRIRNSLIMSIREFLLDFGTDIPRNKLQFDKALSEAHNKTRGIGYEVLSLLENTLQQYNVNIALIRKENNTRFAPLKQELISDLDSYIEEITGEIRFTRFRQFPRYLKAFGLRIQKSFLEPLKYRQKKQELTKYSDTLEKLTCKEIYSPLWYGIEEYHAMIEEYGISLFAQQEIKTLFPVSGQRLDKKLAQLKLLQIKT